From Carnobacterium alterfunditum DSM 5972:
ATCGCCATTATTAGCAGTGCCCTGTTTACGAATAATAACCTCATCGCCATCAAAAATACCTGCGTTGATCATGCTTTCTCCTCGAATAGTCAACATAAACAATGATTCATTTTCAAATTGTAAGTTTGGAGGAAGAGGGAAATAATCTGTTGCTTCCTCTACCGCTAATATTGGTTCGCCAGCTGTTACAGTTCCTAATAAAGGAATTTTATCTAACGCAATGCCCAATTTAGTTAAACCTGATGCTGTTAATTCAATTGCTCGCGGTTTACTAGGATCCCGTTGGATATAACCATTTTTTTCTAAGCGGGAAAGATGGCCATGAACTGTTGAGGTAGAAGATAATGAGACAGCCGTTCCGATTTCTCTAACAGTTGGAGGATAAC
This genomic window contains:
- the lexA gene encoding transcriptional repressor LexA, giving the protein MGKNPESRQVEVLQYIYNQVKLKGYPPTVREIGTAVSLSSTSTVHGHLSRLEKNGYIQRDPSKPRAIELTASGLTKLGIALDKIPLLGTVTAGEPILAVEEATDYFPLPPNLQFENESLFMLTIRGESMINAGIFDGDEVIIRKQGTANNGDIVIAMTVDDEATCKRFYKEEDHYRLQPENDTMSPILLNEVIILGKVIGLYRSHIQ